From Pyxicephalus adspersus chromosome 7, UCB_Pads_2.0, whole genome shotgun sequence, a single genomic window includes:
- the ABCB6 gene encoding ATP-binding cassette sub-family B member 6 — protein MVALGSYCEHNGSVSQAWLDSGLTPCFYFTLVPSVLLSFSIFLGTLQSACYAKHSRTMEPKYIPKSRLYRLQLVLSVLLFLQALGGLIWQAAGGNVIYGYMIVHGCLYAGAWAFSIWLLHLERTRALERERSRGHGAVLLIFWALAFAAENLAFISWQSPHWWWTNMDTAERKVQFALWTLRYLCTMFLFVLGILAPGRPRKPYIILINEDERDVENTQPLLNNQNQSTWQGFWKKVRLLVPYLWPRGNVLLQLLVLVCMGLMGVERAINVFVPIFYKKIVDQLTEGSPWHTLALTVCLYVLLKLLQGGGAGATGFVSNLRTFLWIRVQQFTNREVQIRLFAHLHALSLRWHLGRKTGEVLRSVDRGTSSINSLLSYIVFSIFPTIADIIIGIIYFTSSFNAWFGLIIFICMTLYLTLTIIITEWRTKYRREMNTRDNEAKSRAVDSLLNFETVKYYNAEEYEVNRFNDSILKYQVSEWKVNATLAFLNQTQNLIIGLGLLAGSLLCAYFVTENKFKVGDYVLFGTYIIQLYTPLNWFGTYYRMIQNSFIDMENMFELFSEEQEVKDLVNAAPLRFRTGRIEFENVHFSYTDGREILRDVSFTVMPGQTVALVGPSGSGKSTIIRLLFRFYDVKGGGIRIDGQDISTVLQASLRSHIGVVPQDTVLFNDTIRNNIRYGRVSATDEEVEQAAAAADIHERILSFRDGGTMQKIFWVWLATSALDTETERNIQASLAKVCANRTTIVVAHRLSTVINADQILVLKEGQIVERGRHEELLSKGGIYAGMWQKQQSGNESSSDSDTERKDKISEKLQQPKPALRKPH, from the exons ATGGTGGCGCTAGGGAGTTACTGCGAGCACAATGGCAGTGTGTCCCAGGCTTGGCTGGACAGCGGCCTCACTCCCTGCTTTTATTTCACTCTGGTCCCATCGGTGTTGCTCAGCTTCTCCATCTTCTTGGGAACTTTGCAGTCTGCTTGCTATGCCAAGCACAGTCGGACGATGGAGCCCAAATACATCCCCAAATCTCGCCTTTACCGCCTGCAGCTGGTGCTGTCCGTGTTGCTGTTCCTACAGGCTCTGGGAGGCCTGATTTGGCAGGCCGCGGGTGGCAATGTGATCTATGGGTACATGATTGTGCACGGCTGTCTCTACGCAGGCGCCTGGGCTTTCAGCATTTGGCTTCTTCATTTGGAGCGGACAAGGGCCCTGGAGAGAGAGAGGAGCAGGGGCCACGGTGCCGTTCTTCTGATATTCTGGGCCCTGGCGTTTGCTGCTGAGAACCTGGCATTCATATCTTGGCAGAGCCCACACTGGTGGTGGACGAACATGGATACTGCTGAGCGCAAA GTTCAGTTTGCTCTGTGGACCCTGCGATACCTCTGCACAATGTTCCTCTTTGTGCTGGGAATTTTGGCCCCTGGCCGGCCACGCAAACCGTACATCATTCTTATCAATGAAGATGAGCGAGATGTGGAGAATACTCAG ccctTGTTAAACAATCAGAACCAGTCCACATGGCAGGGTTTCTGGAAGAAAGTGCGGCTCCTGGTTCCATATCTGTGGCCACGGGGGAATGTACTACTTCAGCTTCTGGTTCTTGTCTGCATGGGCTTAATGGGTGTGGAACGAGCTATCAATGTCTTCGTACCtatattttacaagaaaatag TGGACCAGCTAACGGAAGGATCTCCCTGGCACACTTTGGCTCTCACCGTCTGCCTCTATGTTCTCCTCAAGCTGCTTCAAGGAGGAGGTGCAG gCGCGACTGGGTTTGTAAGTAACCTAAGAACCTTCCTATGGATCCGAGTGCAGCAGTTTACAAACCGCGAGGTGCAGATCCGCCTGTTCGCCCACCTGCACGCCTTGTCCTTGCGTTGGCATCTCGGGCGTAAGACGGGGGAGGTTTTACGTAGCGTGGACAGAGGGACTAGCAGCATCAACAGTCTGCTGAG TTACATTGTATTTAGTATATTTCCAACCATTGCTGATATTATCATTGGGATCATCTATTTCACGTCTTCCTTCAATGCGTGGTTCGGGTTGATTATTTTTATCTGTATGACTTTGTATCTAA CTCTCACCATCATCATCACAGAATGGAGAACGAAATACCGCCGAGAAATGAACACCAGAGACAATGAAGCCAAATCCCGAGCTGTAGACTCTCTGCTAAACTTTGAAACG GTGAAATATTATAATGCTGAAGAATACGAGGTGAACAGATTCAATGATTCCATTCTTAAATACCAG GTATCAGAGTGGAAAGTTAACGCTACACTGGCTTTCTTAAACCAGACCCAGAACCTTATCATTGGCCTTGGCCTGTTGGCTGGCTCATTGCTGTGCGCTTACTTTGTCACTGAAAACAAGTTTAAA GTTGGTGACTATGTGCTTTTTGGCACCTATATCATCCAGCTTTACACACCGCTCAACTGGTTTGGTACCTACTACAG GATGATTCAGAATTCATTCATCGACATGGAAAACATGTTCGAACTTTTCAGTGAAGAGCAAGAG GTGAAGGATTTGGTGAATGCTGCCCCACTGAGGTTTCGCACTGGAAGAATTGAGTTTGAGAATGTCCATTTCAGCTATACAGATGG GCGCGAGATCCTCCGAGATGTCTCTTTCACTGTGATGCCAGGGCAGACTGTGGCACTG gTGGGGCCCTCAGGCTCTGGAAAAAGCACAATCATCCGTCTTCTTTTCCGCTTTTATGATGTGAAAGGAGGCGGCATCCGGATCGATGGGCAGGATATTTCCACA GTATTACAAGCCTCCCTGCGTTCCCACATCGGGGTGGTACCTCAAGACACTGTGCTTTTTAATGATACGATAAGAAATAATATCCGCTATGGAAGAGTCAGTGCCACTGATGAGGAAGTGGAGCAAGCAGCAGCTGCAGCTGATATACATGAACGGATACTCTCCTTTCGTGATGGTGG TACAATGCAGAAGATTTTTTGGGTTTGGTTG GCCACCTCAGCACTGGACACTGAAACAGAACGCAACATCCAAGCTTCCTTAGCCAAAGTTTGCGCCAACCGCACTACAATTGTTGTTGCTCATCG ACTCTCCACTGTGATCAATGCAGATCAGATTCTGGTTCTGAAAGAAGGACAAATTGTAGAAAGAGGAAG ACATGAAGAGCTACTCTCTAAGGGAGGCATCTACGCAGGAATGTGGCAGAAGCAGCAGAGTGGCAACGAGTCCTCTTCTGACTCCGATACCGAGAGGAAAGACAAAATCTCAGAGAAGCTACAGCAGCCAAAGCCGGCCCTTAGGAAACCTCATTAA
- the RETREG2 gene encoding reticulophagy regulator 2, which translates to MSGSSAESSASITRTMPGEDVAPWPSGDPLQSEERSGRLSGASEEDMNYLEADLYHRLNEWGPLLIAGQRLLVWEQPLPSLITAAALHGVFWLFSYLSPRPLFLISFFLLCLLGVQHWKIWILQHCKVQSRTESSSDSETLATAGGSSQHRLLSVRELCHYLAETWLTCQQYIQELLLYKKQNPGKFCAMVCSCCAVLAVVGHYVPGIMISYIILLSVLLWPLVVYRELIQRMYTTLEPVLMKIDYTMKGEDLPRSHKKRQVKKEQEEGEEPTAETDSESEIELSGFSPEMDVRITALALSITDSELSDEEASILESGGFSVSRATTPQLTDVSEDLDQPSAVPEDAVPEKDHTDSPLWLGHHTVDGKHLPAAETPLLPTEPLSLNPEELVPTLTSPLHFVNTHFNGKGQTAGLEIQIQARSQEDSLQSPVAPHSHPELMRPESQESSGDGEDFELLLQEEVEEAEQHLAAISSPSSASSHLQPEDKAS; encoded by the exons ATGAGTGGCAGTAGTGCAGAGTCCTCGGCTTCTATAACCAGAACGATGCCTGGAGAAGATGTTGCTCCGTGGCCTTCAGGAGATCCATTGCAGAGTGAAGAGAGAAGCGGACGACTCTCTGGAGCATCAGAGGAGGACATGAACTACCTAGAGGCTGATCTGTATCATAGACTGAACGAATGGGGACCTTTACTAATTGCAGGGCAACGACTTCTGGTCTGGGAACAGCCCCTGCCTAGCCTGATAACAGCTGCTGCTCTGCATGGAGTATTTTG GCTGTTCTCATACCTGTCCCCGCGACCTCTATTTTTGATCAGCTTCTTTCTTCTGTGTCTCCTGGGTGTGCAACACTGGAAGATCTGGATACTGCAGCACTGTAAAG TTCAATCTCGGACAGAATCATCCAGTGACAG TGAAACGTTGGCAACTGCAGGAGGGTCAAGTCAGCACCGGCTGCTGAGTGTACGAGAGCTGTGTCATTACCTGGCAGAGACGTGGCTCACCTGTCAGCAGTACATCCAGGAACTGCTACTTTACAAAAAGCAGAACCCTGGAAAG TTCTGTGCCATGGTTTGTTCGTGCTGTGCAGTTTTGGCTGTTGTCGGACATTATGTTCCGGGCATTATGATTTCCTACATAATAC TACTCAGCGTCCTATTGTGGCCACTAGTTGTATACAGAGAACTGATCCAGAGAATGTACACCACCTTAGAACCTGTTCTTATGAAGATTGATTATACTATGAAGGGGGAGGACCTGCCTCGTTCACACAAGA AGAGACAAGTGAAGAAGGAGCAGGAAGAGGGTGAGGAGCCTAcagcagagacagacagtgaGAGTGAGATTGAGCTCTCCGGCTTCTCTCCTGAG ATGGACGTGCGGATTACAGCATTGGCTCTGTCTATAACTGACTCAGAGCTGTCAGATGAAGAGGCCTCTATACTGGAGAGTGGCGGGTTTTCTGTATCCAGAGCAACTACCCCACAGCTGACCGATGTGTCCGAGG ATTTGGACCAGCCAAGCGCTGTGCCTGAAGATGCTGTACCTGAAAAAGACCATACTGATTCTCCTCTTTGGCTAGGGCACCATACAGTAGATGGGAAACACTTGCCAGCTGCTGAAACACCCCTTTTACCAACTGAACCTCTGTCCCTAAACCCAGAAGAGCTGGTTCCCACACTGACCTCCCCGCTTCACTTCGTCAACACACATTTCAACGGGAAGGGCCAAACCGCAGGACTGGAAATTCAAATCCAGGCCAGGAGCCAGGAAGATTCCCTGCAGAGCCCAGTAGCACCTCATAGCCACCCGGAACTCATGCGTCCCGAAAGTCAAGAATCTAGTGGAGACGGGGAAGATTTTGAGCTCCTGCTGCAGGAAGAGGTTGAGGAAGCCGAACAGCACTTGGCTGCCATTAGCTCCCCTTCGTCAGCCTCTTCTCATCTACAACCAGAAGACAAGGCTTCCTAG